A region from the Deltaproteobacteria bacterium genome encodes:
- a CDS encoding BrnT family toxin, with translation MQFEWDREKEKRNIRKHGVSFDEAVTVFYDPLSATFDDPDHSIDEHRLITIGFSSHGRMFVVSHTERGNAIRIISARPATAQERKRHEN, from the coding sequence ATGCAATTCGAATGGGACCGGGAAAAAGAGAAACGAAATATAAGAAAGCACGGGGTTTCTTTTGACGAAGCCGTTACCGTGTTTTATGATCCTTTATCGGCAACCTTCGATGATCCAGATCACTCAATTGATGAGCATAGATTAATCACTATTGGCTTCTCATCTCACGGGCGCATGTTTGTTGTCTCACACACGGAAAGAGGGAATGCAATACGAATTATCAGTGCGCGTCCTGCAACCGCACAGGAAAGGAAACGACATGAAAACTAA
- a CDS encoding ABC transporter substrate-binding protein, protein MFRIAIGFVGLILLASCATTSQVPPAARSDLAPTGKLRAAINFGNPILAARDPSTGEPRGVSVDLSRELARRLGVPVQFVTYDAAGKVVEGLKSGAWDVAYVAIDPARAVDISYTAPYVVIEGAYLVPQGSPIRSNADVDREGVRVAAGAGSAYDLFLSRNLKHAKIVRAPTSPAVTDMFVAQKLEVAAGVKQQLEADARRIPGLRLLEGRFMVINQAMGTPRGREAGAKYLREFVEEMKASGFVAQALERHRVEGASVAPRAPVE, encoded by the coding sequence ATGTTCAGAATCGCGATCGGGTTTGTCGGTCTGATCTTGCTCGCGTCGTGCGCAACTACATCTCAGGTTCCCCCTGCTGCACGTTCTGACCTCGCCCCCACGGGCAAACTGCGTGCCGCGATCAACTTCGGGAACCCGATCCTCGCGGCGAGGGATCCGTCCACCGGCGAGCCGCGGGGCGTTTCGGTCGACCTCTCCCGGGAGCTCGCGCGGCGCCTCGGCGTTCCGGTCCAGTTCGTCACCTACGATGCCGCCGGAAAGGTGGTGGAGGGGCTCAAGTCCGGGGCCTGGGACGTCGCCTATGTCGCGATCGACCCGGCGCGCGCGGTCGACATCAGCTACACCGCGCCCTATGTCGTGATCGAAGGCGCCTACCTCGTGCCGCAGGGCTCTCCGATTCGCAGCAACGCGGATGTCGATCGCGAGGGCGTGCGGGTCGCCGCCGGGGCCGGAAGCGCCTACGATCTGTTCCTCTCGCGCAACCTGAAGCACGCGAAGATCGTCCGGGCACCCACCTCTCCGGCCGTCACCGACATGTTCGTGGCGCAAAAGCTCGAAGTCGCCGCCGGCGTAAAGCAGCAGCTCGAGGCCGATGCTCGGCGCATTCCCGGATTGCGCCTGCTCGAAGGTCGGTTCATGGTGATCAATCAGGCGATGGGAACGCCCAGGGGCCGCGAAGCAGGCGCGAAATACCTCCGCGAGTTCGTCGAGGAGATGAAGGCCTCCGGATTCGTCGCCCAGGCGCTCGAGCGGCACCGCGTTGAGGGCGCCTCGGTCGCGCCCAGAGCACCAGTTGAATAG